The proteins below are encoded in one region of Silene latifolia isolate original U9 population chromosome 2, ASM4854445v1, whole genome shotgun sequence:
- the LOC141631686 gene encoding B3 domain-containing protein At1g49475-like — translation MVRKMVNPNAAESSHRRVSKEHHPSFFQLFVEDKNSINLRIPPPFVKNFRNIPSELSLKDMNGLVWPAKLSYIENHLHISSGWKEFVKEHSLKSGDFVVFHYVPADTTFFVMAFDSDGCNKVAPLVKKRRRTIAPPTLLFDRTIQNPHKNFLTFPSWVIKKCGVELPQKVELCFEEGVSTITWLRGAKDRTVMGYTGVDRFLEMNNVQKGDKLQFQIILGKGKTIKNIIARRLPQ, via the exons ATG GTAAGGAAGATGGTGAATCCGAATGCGGCCGAGTCGTCCCACCGTCGTGTCTCCAAGGAACATCATCCAAGTTTCTTTCAGCTTTTTGTTGAAGATAAAAACTCCATCAATCTG CGGATACCTCCACCATTCGTCAAGAACTTCCGAAACATTCCATCTGAGCTATCCTTGAAAGACATGAATGGGTTGGTTTGGCCTGCAAAACTGAGTTACATCGAGAATCACTTGCACATATCGTCTGGCTGGAAAGAGTTCGTTAAGGAACATTCGCTGAAAAGCGGAGATTTTGTGGTGTTCCACTACGTACCAGCAGATACCACTTTTTTTGTGATGGCCTTCGACTCTGATGGCTGCAACAAGGTCGCGCCTCTAGTCAAGAAAAGACGCAGAACAATTGCTCCCCCAACTTTGCTATTTGACAGGACTATCCAGAACCCACACAAGAATTTTTTG ACATTCCCCAGTTGGGTGATAAAGAAATGTGGTGTCGAGCTACCTCAGAAGGTGGAGCTTTGTTTCGAGGAAGGGGTATCAACGATTACATGGTTGCGCGGAGCAAAAGACAGGACAGTTATGGGATATACTGGGGTAGATCGATTCTTGGAGATGAACAATGTTCAAAAGGGGGATAAGCTTCAGTTTCAGATTATTCTCGGAAAAGGAAAGACCATCAAAAACATCATCGCTAGGAGGCTTCCGCAATAA